In Cicer arietinum cultivar CDC Frontier isolate Library 1 chromosome 1, Cicar.CDCFrontier_v2.0, whole genome shotgun sequence, one DNA window encodes the following:
- the LOC101513216 gene encoding uncharacterized protein, producing the protein MVVVMGDMSINLVLHHGTMLPHEHVTSLVKPVRQCASFHLVSATCAVTSTSSKAQRWKRLVKSCSVREIVTASDENYGNKQVVSLTPRLYDYVLQNVREPEILRQLRLETASMRGSQMQVSPDQGQLLAMLVQILGAERCIEVGVYTGYSSLAIALVLPESGRLVACERDAKSLDVAKKYYHLAGVSHKVDVKLGLAEHSLESLIMNGEAGSYYDFAFIDAEKKMTEKYFELLLQLVRVGGLIVIDNVLWHGKVADPLVSDSKTTSIRNFNQRLMEDKRVSISMVPIGDGMTICRKR; encoded by the exons ATGGTTGTGGTAATGGGAGATATGAGCATCAACTTGGTGCTTCATCATGGGACAATGTTGCCTCATGAACATGTAACTTCACTAGTAAAACCTGTGAGGCAATGTGCAAGCTTTCATTTGGTTTCTGCAACTTGTGCTGTTACCAGTACTAGCAGTAAAGCTCAAAGATGGAAACGCCTTGTCAAAAGTTGTTCTGTCAGGGAAATTGTTACTGCTAGTGATGAAAACTATGGGAACAAGCAGGTTGTTAGTCTCACGCCTCGCTTGTATGACTATGTCCTCCAAAATGTTCGGGAACCAGAG ATTCTAAGGCAACTGCGACTAGAGACGGCGTCTATGCGTGGAAGCCAGATGCAG GTGTCTCCCGACCAAGGACAACTACTTGCAATGCTTGTGCAGATTCTTGGAGCAGAACGGTGTATTGAAGTCGGCGTTTACACT GGTTACTCATCACTAGCCATCGCATTAGTCCTTCCAGAATCAGGTCGCTTAGTTGCATGTGAAAGAGATGCAAAATCTCTTGATGTTGCCAAGAAGTATTATCACCTTGCTGGTGTTTCACATAAG GTGGATGTAAAACTTGGACTTGCAGAACATTCCTTAGAATCTCTAATTATGAATGGTGAAGCAGGAAG CTATTATGACTTTGCATTTATTGATGCTGAGAAAAAAATGACTGAGAAATATTTTGAGCTGCTACTACAACTG GTGAGGGTTGGAGGTCTTATTGTAATTGATAATGTCCTTTGGCATGGAAAAGTTGCTGATCCATTg GTAAGTGACTCTAAAACAACCAGCATTAGAAATTTTAATCAACGGTTAATGGAAGACAAGCGTGTAAGCATCAGTATG GTGCCTATTGGAGATGGGATGACAATCTGTCGGAAAAGATGA